The genomic segment CTCAAGCTCCTGCTCGTTCATCCAGGCGAATAGCTGCTCGTAGGCTTCTCCAATTCTCTTGTTCGTTGATGCAACCATCGCATAACGATGGGTTGGGATGGTGAACTGCACCATGCCAACCGGCACGTCCTCTGACGGCGGCATTTCGTAGCAGGCCCAATAAGTGGCAAATACCTCGTTGCCAAAATACGGGCTGTACAGCAGCGGCGCCTTCGACGTGGTATTCAGCTCATGCTTGCGGGCTAGAAATTCGCTTTGCAGGCGAATCGCCTCATCTGGAAAAGTAGAATACGGACCACAATAACTAATCCCTACTAAATGAAGCGTTGGCTTCGTAATAATTGAGCAGTTGTCCACGCGAATTCCCCCTTTTCATCGGTCAGAACAGTTGCGTTAGGATGAGCTTTCACCCGCCAATAGTGTAACATGATTGCCCTAGAGAGCGGTAGCCCTTTATCCCGAATGGTCAGCATGGCTCAGCTGCAGCACAGGCAGCAGCTCTATCCGCTCATGGGTATGCTCGTGCACCAGCCATCGCTCCTTCATATGGTCGATGAACAGCACGCCGTCCAAATGGTCCATTTCATGCTGCATGCAGCGGGCGAGAAAGCCTTCACCGTGAAAAATAACAGTTTCGCCCGCTCGGTTTAAGCTGCGCACCGCCACCTTCTCTGCTCGGCTCACCCGCCCATAGTAGCCTGGAAATGACAAGCAGCTCTCCGCTCCCGTCTGCTCGCCCTCCATCGAAATCATTTCAGGATTAATGAGCTCGATTAGTCCGTCCCCGCAATCCATAACAACAACTCTTCTTAAAATGCCGATCTGGGGAGCAGCTAATCCCGCCCGTCCTTCACTTTCATATAACGTATCTGCCATATCACCGAGCAGCTTTAGTATTCTCGCATCTACCGCTTCAACAGGGCGCGCTTTTTTTCGCAATATCGGGTCACCGAACGGCAAAATAGCTTTAATGGTCATTTGGTCAAGCTCCTTTCGTTTTGGCAGGCGGCGTATGCACCCATAGCACACTCGGCGAGCAATCCAGCGCCGTGCAAAGGGCATCCAGCGTATCCGCCTTCATTTGTTTGGGCTGCCCGGTGAGCAGCGCACTAATCGAAGGGGCGGACAGGCGATAGTCCGCTTTCTCCTCAAGCAGTCTCGCCAATGCCGCACCAGACCAAATGCCCCGCTCTGCCATGGCCTGCCGAAGCATCCACTCTAGCATATGATTCTCCTCCTTTTATAGGTATATAAATGTAGGCAACAGCTTATTTTATTAGGTATTGCCTAATATATCATAAAAGCAATCTGGCTGCAGCTGCTTTTTCATTTTCGTTTAAGCAAGCTAGTATATGATAGGCACGCTCCCCTACCTTCTATGAAAAGGCGTGTGAACCGCATGGGCATCGACGATTTGTTTTCCTCTTTCCCTTTTCTACATACGAAACGATTAACGCTGCGCCAAATGGCTGTACAGGACGCCGAGGATTTGCATGCTTTTTATTCTGATACGAAGGTGACACGGCATTTGGACTGGCTCGGGCCAGACTCCATCGAAGCCTCCAAAATGCTAATAGACTCCTGGAACGAAGCCTACGCAGAGCGCAAGCTCATTCCATGGGGCATTACGCTGCAAGACAGCTCCCCTATTTTGGGAACGGTAATGCTCATGCCGACAAGAGGGACGTTTGAGGAAGCTCCCCGTTATCCGCTCACACTAGGCTATGACCTGAATCCCGCTTATTGGAATCAGGGCATTATGTCCGAAGCGCTACAGGCTGTTATGCATTTCAATAATAAGCATATTCACGCACGCCGCATTCAAGCCGAGGTCCATCCTGAAAATGCTGCTTCGCTGAACGTGTTGAAAAAGCTTGGCTTTCAGCAGGAGGGCGTGCTGCGGCAGTATTTAATGCATGAGGCTACTAAAAATTTTCTCGACGTCATTGTTCTGGCCATGCTGTTTAGTTAATTTATCAATGAAAAAAAGCATTCGGTCGCAATAACCGAATGCTTGATAAATGATAAGAATAGGTTTAGAAATTGAAAACAAAATCATCGTCATTGAGCTGCTCGACGTGAATCGTCCGTACGTAGCCATTGCCTTTTTTGGAGAAGAAATCATGCTGCTTCGTGTGTGTGCTAATGCCGTTGAATACGATTGGATTGACCGGCTCATCCGGGAACACGCCGTCAAAGCCAAGATTCATTAGCGCCTTATTCGCATTGTAACGCACATAAGTTTTTACTTCTTCCTCCAGGCCAAGCGGCGAATATAGCGAGTCGGTATAAATAACCTCGTTCTCGTACAGATCGTTAAGCAATTGATCCAGCTCAGCCTTAAGCGAAGTTTGCTCCTCTGGCGTAAAGGTGTTAAACAGCTCCTGTGCCAGCACGCCAACGTACAAGCCATGGATGCTCTCGTCACGCAAAATAAGGTCGATAATTTCGCCGCTGCTCGTCATTTTGCCTTGACCTGCCAAATAAAGCGGATAGAAGAAGCCGCTGTAGAACAAGTAGCTTTCCAAAAATACGGAAGCTGCCATTGCTTTATACAGTTCTTGCTTCGTGCTAATGCCTTCATACCACGAGGAAATAAGCTCCGCTTTGCGCTGTAGTTGCTCGTTATTCTCCACCCATTGGAAAATCTCGTCGATCTCCTCAGTAGACGCAAGCGTTGTGAAAATGCTGCTGTATGATTTCGCATGAATTTGCTCCATCATCGACATAAAAGACAGCACTGCTTTGCGCTGCAAGCCATCCACATGCTCCAAAATCTTCGGCATGCCAATACCGCCCTGAATCGTATCCAGCAGCGTCAATCCGCCAAGCACGTTTTTATATAAGCTGCGCTCGGCATCGCTCATTTCCATCCAATCCATTTTATCGTCGGACAGAGGGATTTCTTCGTCCGTCCAGAATTGCATTACGTTCTGCTGCCAGAACGTCAGCGTAAAATCATCATCCGGGCGGTTCCAGTTAACTGCCTTCATTATTTATTAGGCTCCTTTTTAAAAGGCTGCGTGACGGCACCTAGAGCGGCCGCCCCGCAACCTTATCTTTTTGCGCAAATCTATTTTCTTTGTTAAACCGCGCAGCTTGTGCACTCTTCTACGGATAGACGTTTCGTTCTTGTGTAATAGAGCGACTTCAATCCTTTATGCGCTGCATAAATGTAGAAGCGGGCAAGCTCACGAGTAGTCACGTTGCTGTTGACATGCAGAACCGTCGAAATGCCTTGGTCCACATGCTGCTGAATTTCTGCAATCAGGTCAATAAGCTTGAACTGATCGATATTGTAAGCCGATTTGTAATAGAAGAAATTGTCCTGCGACAAAAACGGCATTGGATAATAAGTGGTCGAGTTCGCATACGTCCGCGTCTCGATATGCTCAACGATCGGCATAACGCTCGATGTCGCATTTTGAATGTACGAAATGCTTTGCGTTGGCGCGATAGCCAGACGGTAAGCGTGGTACAGGCCGTGCTGCTGTACTTTCGCCTTAAGGGCAGTCCAGTCCTCAGGGGATGGAATTTCCATGCCTTCGAACAAAGCTTTCACCGCAGCGCTGACCGGACGGAAATCCGTCTCTTCATAACGCGCGAAGTAAGTGCCCTTCGCATATTCGGAACGGTCAAAATCTTTGAACGTTTCGCCGCGTTCTTTGGCAATTTCCATACTTTGCTCCAGCGAATAGTAGTTCATCATCATGAAGAACGTGCTAGCGAACTCCTTCGCCTCATCGCTTTCGTAAGCAATGTGGTTTTTCGCCAAATAGCCGTTCAAGTTCATTGCGCCAAGGCCGACGGAATGAAGCTCTTCATTCGCTTTGCGCACGCCTGGAGCGTTGTCGATTTTCGAAAGGTCGCTGACTGTCGTAAGCGCCTCGATCCCCACATGAACCGATTCCTTGATCTTCTTAAGCTCCATGACGTTTACGATGTTCAGCGATGCCAAGTTGCAGCTAATATCGCGCTGAATCAGGTCATCCGTGCCGTAGTCGTTAATAACCGAAGTCTCCTGCAGCTGGAAAATTTCCGTGCACAGGTTCGACATCTTAACGCCGCCTACATCTTTAAGCGCATGAACGCGGTTCGCATTCGATTTGTTCATAATGTACGGATAGCCGGATTCCAACTGGATCGAAGCGATCTTGGTCATCATGTCGCGTGCGTTCATGACGATTTTCTTTTTCACTAAATCGTTCGCAAGCAGTTCCTCGTACATTTCATCCATGTCCATATCGTCCAAATATTTGCCATAAGCTTTGTGGACGGAATGTGGCCCGAAGACGTACAACGGCTTGTTTTGCGCAGCAAGCTCATAAAATTTGTTCGGTATAATGAGGCCGATCGACAGCGTTTTGATCCGCGTTTTCTCATCGGCGTTAATTTTTTTGCAATCCAGAAACTCAATAACGTCCCAGCCAAAAATATTATAATAGCCTGCGCCAGAACCTTTGCGCTGTCCCATTTGATCAGCATAGGAGAATGCATCCTCCATCAGCTTAAGGACAGGCATAATGCCTTTCGCCGCACCTTCGACGCCTTTGATTGGCTCGCCGCGTCCGCGCAGCTTCGAGAGGTTGACCGCTACGCCGCCGCCGATTTTGGACAGCTGCATGCACGTGCCAATAACATAGTTGATGGAATTGAGCGAATCGTCCATTTCCAGCAGGAAGCAGGATACCATCTCGCCGCGGCGGCTTTTGCCCGCATTAAGGAAGGTTGGCGTTGCCGGCTGCAGCCGCTGCTCAATCATCGCTTCAGCAATGCGCAGCGCTCTCGCTGCGTCGCCTTCGCCCAAATGAAGCGCAACAATCGCAACGCGGTCTGGATATTGCTCCAAATATTGCAGCTTGTCGTTCGTTTTCATGGCATAGTCTTTGTAGAATTTGGAAATTGCCATATACGACTGAAACTGGAAGCTGCTGTTTGCCGTTAAATCAAATACAGCCTCAACTTGCTCATATGTATAATGGTCAAAAACGTTATCGTAGTAGTCATTGCCGATCAAGTAGTCAAGCTTCTCCTGGAGCGAGGCGAACTTCACGCTCTTCTGCTCAACTTCCTCCATAAATGCTGCTACTGCCTCTTTATCCTTGTCCAACTGGTAAAAGCCGTCAGCTCCGCGCTGCATCAGCTCATTATTCAACTCAATATGCTTCAATGGTTCGCACCCTTTCAACAAAGTTTTCCGTATCGTATTTCGTTCCGGACAACTCAAATTTAGAAATAACAGGGACATTGTATAGCTCGGCAATCGTATCTGCGCTTTTGGCAAAGCCCGTTCCCCAATTGCGGTTGCCGCTGGCGGATACGCCGCGAAGATGTTTGCTGTTGCGCTTCAGGAACGACATGACCCGTTCTGGCACCTGTCCGAAACCTGTTGTATACGTGATGAGAACGAACGGCTCCTGGACCGCTTCCTGCTCTTCAATCGGCATAACGCGCATATTCAATTTGTTGATAAATCTTTTGACGTTGCCCGTCTTGGAATCATAGACAACCAGCATATATTTCTCTCTCCCCTACCGGATATCAGCAATAGAAAAGCGCTTCTGACCCTGAAAAAGCGTCAAATGCGCTAGTAGACTTAAAGTGTCGATTTCCGTGCTACACAACAAGATGTAGTTGCTGAATTTGATTCTACATCAATATATAGGTGGAGTCAAATGAAAAAATACGCCTATCTATGAGACCCGGTTTTAGGCCACTCGACTATTTTAACAGATACGGATATGATGTGGTAGAGTCATTTTTAATTGATACGGAGGTTAATATGAACGAAATTTTAACGCCTGAACAGCTCCGCGAGGCGGTGCATAAGCTATTTAAGGATGCCGGATATACGAATCCCGAACTGCTGGAAAGCATCGAATTATTAGCGGCAGAGAACGATCGCTTGAAGCAGGAAGTTAAAAAATGGCGGCTCGCTGCTGCACGTGGGACAGCCGCAGGCACTTCCATGAACAGCCGTTTGAAGGACGCGCTTCGAGAATGATTTTTAATAAAGTAATTCAAAAAGAATACATTCTTCACATTGCATCGCAGGGTAATCCTGCTAAAATGATACAGGCACACATGGACTCAAG from the Paenibacillus sp. BIHB 4019 genome contains:
- the nrdE gene encoding class 1b ribonucleoside-diphosphate reductase subunit alpha, yielding MKHIELNNELMQRGADGFYQLDKDKEAVAAFMEEVEQKSVKFASLQEKLDYLIGNDYYDNVFDHYTYEQVEAVFDLTANSSFQFQSYMAISKFYKDYAMKTNDKLQYLEQYPDRVAIVALHLGEGDAARALRIAEAMIEQRLQPATPTFLNAGKSRRGEMVSCFLLEMDDSLNSINYVIGTCMQLSKIGGGVAVNLSKLRGRGEPIKGVEGAAKGIMPVLKLMEDAFSYADQMGQRKGSGAGYYNIFGWDVIEFLDCKKINADEKTRIKTLSIGLIIPNKFYELAAQNKPLYVFGPHSVHKAYGKYLDDMDMDEMYEELLANDLVKKKIVMNARDMMTKIASIQLESGYPYIMNKSNANRVHALKDVGGVKMSNLCTEIFQLQETSVINDYGTDDLIQRDISCNLASLNIVNVMELKKIKESVHVGIEALTTVSDLSKIDNAPGVRKANEELHSVGLGAMNLNGYLAKNHIAYESDEAKEFASTFFMMMNYYSLEQSMEIAKERGETFKDFDRSEYAKGTYFARYEETDFRPVSAAVKALFEGMEIPSPEDWTALKAKVQQHGLYHAYRLAIAPTQSISYIQNATSSVMPIVEHIETRTYANSTTYYPMPFLSQDNFFYYKSAYNIDQFKLIDLIAEIQQHVDQGISTVLHVNSNVTTRELARFYIYAAHKGLKSLYYTRTKRLSVEECTSCAV
- the nrdF gene encoding class 1b ribonucleoside-diphosphate reductase subunit beta, whose amino-acid sequence is MKAVNWNRPDDDFTLTFWQQNVMQFWTDEEIPLSDDKMDWMEMSDAERSLYKNVLGGLTLLDTIQGGIGMPKILEHVDGLQRKAVLSFMSMMEQIHAKSYSSIFTTLASTEEIDEIFQWVENNEQLQRKAELISSWYEGISTKQELYKAMAASVFLESYLFYSGFFYPLYLAGQGKMTSSGEIIDLILRDESIHGLYVGVLAQELFNTFTPEEQTSLKAELDQLLNDLYENEVIYTDSLYSPLGLEEEVKTYVRYNANKALMNLGFDGVFPDEPVNPIVFNGISTHTKQHDFFSKKGNGYVRTIHVEQLNDDDFVFNF
- a CDS encoding GyrI-like domain-containing protein, whose protein sequence is MDNCSIITKPTLHLVGISYCGPYSTFPDEAIRLQSEFLARKHELNTTSKAPLLYSPYFGNEVFATYWACYEMPPSEDVPVGMVQFTIPTHRYAMVASTNKRIGEAYEQLFAWMNEQELEKHQSAVALEVFYIQEQHLEEEAVELLIPLAD
- a CDS encoding helix-turn-helix transcriptional regulator, with protein sequence MLEWMLRQAMAERGIWSGAALARLLEEKADYRLSAPSISALLTGQPKQMKADTLDALCTALDCSPSVLWVHTPPAKTKGA
- the def gene encoding peptide deformylase, producing the protein MTIKAILPFGDPILRKKARPVEAVDARILKLLGDMADTLYESEGRAGLAAPQIGILRRVVVMDCGDGLIELINPEMISMEGEQTGAESCLSFPGYYGRVSRAEKVAVRSLNRAGETVIFHGEGFLARCMQHEMDHLDGVLFIDHMKERWLVHEHTHERIELLPVLQLSHADHSG
- a CDS encoding GNAT family N-acetyltransferase, with the translated sequence MGIDDLFSSFPFLHTKRLTLRQMAVQDAEDLHAFYSDTKVTRHLDWLGPDSIEASKMLIDSWNEAYAERKLIPWGITLQDSSPILGTVMLMPTRGTFEEAPRYPLTLGYDLNPAYWNQGIMSEALQAVMHFNNKHIHARRIQAEVHPENAASLNVLKKLGFQQEGVLRQYLMHEATKNFLDVIVLAMLFS
- the nrdI gene encoding class Ib ribonucleoside-diphosphate reductase assembly flavoprotein NrdI, which encodes MLVVYDSKTGNVKRFINKLNMRVMPIEEQEAVQEPFVLITYTTGFGQVPERVMSFLKRNSKHLRGVSASGNRNWGTGFAKSADTIAELYNVPVISKFELSGTKYDTENFVERVRTIEAY